The nucleotide window AGCGACGGCACGCGCGCGCGATGTCGTACGCCAACCTGCTCTTTGCAGAACGGCAGCCGGCGCTCTTTGCCGATGCATTTCGACCCCACCGTCGCCGATGACGTAGCCGTGGCGTTCGACCCGCCAAGGTTCCGGCGAAGGCTTGATCGGCGTGCAACGAGAAGAACCCGTTCCAGAAACGACCGATCTCGCAGCCGACCTCGTGGCCCGCGAGCGGGCTTCGCTGCGCGCTCGAGGAGGTCATCAAGGTGGCGAAGCCCGCCGGCGAAGCGACGAGCTACCACGAGTACGGGCGCCGAGATCGCTCGCCGGGACGGCGAGGCAAGAAAGGCATACGAAAGTTTAGCTCTGCGTCGTGCAGGTGCCCGGCGCCGGGATGATCAACTTCGGCGGCCTGGATTCACCGTGAGCCTGATGCAGATCCTGAAGTAGCTGCTGCGCGGAACTCTCGCGGCGACTGGCCGTTCGGTGGCGCTGTGCCGTTAGCGCGGCGACTGGCGGAGCTGCGCGCCAAGGCGATACCGGAGCATGCGGCTTCTCCTTCGCGCCTTTCCCGATTGGGACTCCTGCGCTCGCCTCCTGCGAAGACGATCCCGCGACGGTAGCTCGGTCGATCCCCACGGACGGTGGAGCCGATGGCGACGTTCTTCCACGCCGACGCGGCGATGCGCCTGATGCCGCCGACGCGATAGTTGCGGATCCCTTCGCCGACCGGAGCAGAACACGCGTCGCGCCCGCACTTAACAGCGCCGACGGTTTTCGCCACCGCGCCTGGCCTTTCGATAGGCAAACGGGCGAGCCGAGCAACGTGCAGCAGCTTCGCGCAAGACGGCGTCCGCTGTCGCTTGCCGTCCGCCGCCGCCGTCTTCTTCTTCTACGCCGACGCGGCTTGTACGCAGCGCGTCGCGAGCTACACGTCGTGCGCGGCCCAAACCAGAGCACGCGGCGGAAAAAAAAAAAAAAAAAAAAAAAAAAAAAAAAAAAAAAAAAAAAAAAAAAAAAACGTCCCCGACGCGGGACGCGTGCACTGCCCGAAGACCCGCGTCTAAGCTACAGGCCGAGTCTGGCGGACCGGCGGCTGGGATGGTGGAGCGCGGCCATCCTGCCTCTACGTCAAAGACGGCCCGAGCTGCACTGCGTCGCCCGCGTCACCGAATACGACCTACGCGTTCAGGTTTCAAGTGCCCCCGGCGGAGTTCGTGGCGTTCAAAGAGACGCGCGTTCCCGGCGGGCGCCGCGCTCAACGCCGTCTATTACGACGGCGACGACGGCAGCCGCACCTTCGCGACCTTCGAGGACGCCCGGGCGAGCCCCGCACGTTCTGGCCGATGAGCGATGGCACCTTTCGCCGCACACCAGCGTCACCCTACGTCTCAGGCTTTGCGCTTGCGCCGACGGCGCACGAGTGAGCTGACGTTCGCCCTTGTGCCCGGCCAGCGCGAAGGTGGCGCGCCGCTTCGTTCCTTCGTGCCCCAACGTGATGCAGTTCCATGACATCGGCGCCGCACACCCCGCCGATGGTGGCGTCTTCTTGAAGGCAGGCGCGAGCTGCGTCGCCACGGCGCCGACGGCGGCTTTGCGCTCTTCGCGCTGGGGCGGAGGTCCAGCCCGCGGCCTTTCGCAGGGCACGCTGGGGGCCTTGCGCCGACGGGCCAGGCCCGCGGCGCGCAAGGTCGTCGTAGTCCAGGCTGAGGTCCCCGTGGCCGTCGAGACCTTCGAGCGAAGGGTGGACGTCCGAGACACGCTCAAGGACGCCATCCGCAGCCCTCAGCTCGCGCGTCAGACGGGGTCTACCGTTGCCTGCCTGACGTTGCCTCGCGGCCTACTACAGGCGACGCGACGCACAGAGCGCGTGGGCTTCAACGATTTGTCGAGCTGCGGCGGCGCGCCCACCTACGCCAGCACACGGGCCCCGAGTGCCCGGACGGGCGTCGTCGCGTCCGGAAAGGAAAGAGCGCCGACACCCGGTCTTACGCGAAGAGCGCCTCCGGCTGCACCCTCACGGACCTCGAGCGGAGGTCGAACTCGGGACGTCGGAGCCGCCGCCGCCCGACCGAGTTCGCGGAGATGACCTTGACGATCGAGTGACGCCAGGGGGGTTCGAGAGGTAGGCCGTGAGCGCCGTTTGCCGGAAGCCGCACTGACCGTTGGCGCCAACCTCGCGCAGACGGCCGTTTGGTAACACGCGTATCCGGGGCGCCAGTTGCACGTGACGACGCGCGCCTGCGCGGCGCAGATCCGCGCCGGAGAAGCCGGTCTTGACGCACGCCGTGGCGGGCTTGTAGACGCCTTGCCCGTTCTCCTCGACGGTCGTGGTGTTGGGGCCGCAGAGCATCGCGGCGCAGGGGCTCACGTTTGAACAGCGAGCGCCGCCTGCCGGAGTGGCTCGCAGTGCGTGCTGGCGGTGCACCGCACGGTCATGCACGGATCGCTGGGCACGCAGACGTCGACGCCTTGGTCTTCGCGGCAGACCATGCCCGGGCTGGCAGTCGACGAGGTTGCAGGGCGGCCCGTAGGCGGCAAGCTCACCGGTGCTCCCGCTCCGCGTGAGCGTGACGCCGCCCGTCGCGCTTCGCGCGATCGTACGAGCGCTCGCCGCCAGCGTCGGGGCGAGCTTTCAAGGACGACTTGCCGCGGTACTTCCGTGACGCGCCACTTGCCCTTCTCGGCGCTTCGTGCACGGCGAACGTCACATGATCAGCGAACCCGTGAGCGCCATATCGGTCCTCGGCCTCGTAGCGGGCCCAGCTCCCAGAGCCGCCCGCGTAGATCGAGGGCCGCGTAGTCGAGGTAGTCGGTGCCCCTGCCAAAGCGCCGGTATTGACCGACGAAGGCTCGCGACGTGCCCGTGAGCTCAGCTTCCGCCGACTCGGTCGCGTCTTCTTCGGTGTCCGCGTCGCTGCAACCGACGGCGGTGAGGGCGAGGGCGGAAACGAACACGCGAGCAAGCGTCGAAAGTTTACTCATCGCGCTGCTCTGGCATCGGCACAGGCCCGCGCAAGGAGAGGCGTTTTCGGCGCTTTGAGGTCGCGGTCGTCGCCGTCGCCTAGCGTCGCGACTTCTTGGGGGCCGGCTTCTCTTCGCAGGCCTCGGGGCCTTGGCGGGCTTGTCGCGTTTTACAGCCGGCTTCTAAGCGACCGGGGGTGCCTTCTTCGTCGCCGGTTTCTTCTTCGCCGCCTTCGACGGGCGAATCTCGACGACACGCTGCTTGACGAGCTTCGCGCCTCGTCGCCCGCGTTCGCCTTGTGGCCCTTTTCCCGGCGCCCTTTTCTCTGCCCTGGCGGTCGCTGCCGCGAGTCCCTTGCGCTTGTCGAGCTCGGCCTGCGCCTCGCCGATGGCGTCGTCGAGCAGGGCCGCGAAGCTCGGCCACGAGCGCCGCACCCAGACGTATTCACGACGAGCGACGGAGGGCTCCGCCGTCGGTGACGGAGCGCTCATCGAAGACGGCGCTGCCGCGGCCGTCGACGCCAAGGGGACGACGAGTCGATCGCGCGGCGAGAGCATCCTTGGGACCGGGCCCGCGCGCTGAGCGAGCGAAGCTCGTGGACGGGTACGAGATCGGGGGAGCGCCGCGAGGATCTTTCGCCGAGGCCTTCACGAAAGAGCAGCTCCGTCTCGCGTCGGCGGAGGCCTAAAGCGACAAGCCCTCATGAAGCCGCGCTGACCAGCCGCTGGCCAGTCGCCGAGGAACGCCTTGAAGCTCGCGGAGAGCGAGCCCGTTCGCCGCCGTTCGTGGGCGCGTACCGCCAGGCGCCGGAGGAGGAAACATCCGGTGCCTCGGCGCCCACGCCAAAGCTCACGGAGCTCACGGCGGAGGGCGTCGAGCGAGGACACTTTCGCGAATCGTCGTCATAGGCGACGGTCGTATCACCTGATTCGGGTTCGAAGGGCCGCCGCACAAGGGGGCGCCGCGCCGACGCAGGCGGGGGGGGCGCGCGGGCGCGGGCACGGCGCGGGAGCGCGCGGAGCGACGGGCGACGACGAGCGGGGCGCGCGCGGAGCCGGGGCGGGGGGGGGCGGGCGGAGTGCGCGGCGGGTCGGGGGGCGGCCGGCGGGTCGGGGGGCGCCGCGGGGGGGCGGGGGGGGCGGGGGGGGGGGGCGGCGCAGCGGGACGGGGGTGGCAGCAGGAGCCAGGCCGCGCCGCGAGGGCGAAGGGGGGCGCGGGGGGCCGAACGCGCGCGGCGGGGAGGCCGCCGGCCGGGCGGCCCGGGGGCGAGACGCGCCGGGGACGACGGGCGCACCGAGGAGGCGGGGGGGCGGGGGAGCGGGGGCGCACGCACGCGTCGGCCGGCCCGGCGGCGGCTGGGCCGCGGGCCGTGCGTGCGCGCGCGGGCGTTGGTCGCGCGCGCGGGCGCGTCTGGGGTGAATGGGGGCATGACCTTGGGAATACTGGACGTGCTCTTCGGTTCGGGAGCCAGGGTGACCGGTGCAGGGCGCTGCGTTTGGGTGAGCGGCGCGACATCGACAGCGTCCCCTCGCCGATTCGTCCCCGGCCCGTTGCCGCTGGCGGTGATCCGCAACGAGCGAGGGAGCCGTCGTGATCACGAATCAGGACACGCGCGGGACTTCTCGGGTCACGGCTCGTTTGATCGCCCTGTGACTCGCGCCTCGGCGCCAGGGCCGTGGTTTGGGCAAAGCTCAACCTTGCCGTGGCATGCTCTCGCGATGTCCGGCGCAACGTACCTCTCGGTGCTTCGCCCTCGACGCCGCCAAACTTGTCGACGTCAAGGTGAAGCGCCGCCCGACAGAGGCGCATCCATCTGTAGGTCGGTGACGCTCGTATCACCGATTCCGAGGGTCGCGGGAACCGCCGGCCCGCGGGGGCGGGTGATAGTCTCCGCGCAAACCGCCGCCGTCACCGCCCGCGATCCTCGGAGAGTCCATGAAGACCACATTTGCTGCCGCTTGCCTCGCCGCCTTCAGCCTCCTCGCTCCCCGCGCCGAGGCCTTCTGCGGCTTCTACGTCAGCGGTGCTGACGCGAAGCTCTTCAACAACGCGACGCAGGTCTGCTCATGCGCGAAGGCACTCGGACTGTGCTCGATGCAGAACAACTACCAGGGCCCTACCGGCGATTTCGCGATGGTGGTGCCGGTTCCCATCGTGCTCCAAGAAGAGAACGTCAAGACGCTGCCCCGGGCCATCTTCGATCGCATCGATGCGCTGACGGCGCCGCGCCTCGTCGAATACTGGGAGCAAGATCCTGCGCTGCCCTCGAGGAGGCAAAAGGTCGTGGGGGACCGCCCGGTATGGCGCCGCGCGCCGCCGCTGCCCGCCCGGGAGAAGAGCGACCTCGGCGTCACCGTGGAGGCCGAATTCACCGTGGGCGAGTACCAGATCGTGATCTTGAGCGCGAAGGACCTTCCTGGTCTCGACGCCTGGCTGCGCCAAGAGAAGTACAAGATCCCCGAGGGCGCCGAGGCGTACCTCCGGCCGTACGTGCAGTCCGGAAGCAAGTTCTTCGTGGCAAAGGTCGACGCCAAGAAGGTGAAGTTCGAAGACGGGATGGTCACGCTCTCGCCGCTCCGTTTTCACTACGACACCGAGACGTTCTCGCTACCGGTGCGCCTCGGACTCATGAACTCCAAGGGCACGCAGGACCTCATCGTCAACGTGCTCGCTCGGGCGCAGCGCTACGAGGTGGCGAACTACCCGAACGTGACCATCCCGACCAACATCGAGGTGGCCGACGACGTCCGCACGCGCTTCGGTGGCTTCTACACAGCGCTCTTCGATCGCACCGTGGAGCGCACGCCGAAGGCCGTTGTCACCGAGTACTCGTGGGACGCGTCGTCGTGCGATCCGTGCCCCACGCCAGCGCTGACGCCGAACGAGCTGACGACGCTGGGGGCCGACGCGCTCCCGTCGTCGCAGGGCAGCCCCACGTCGCCAGGCCGTGAGTCACCTGTCGTCGCGCCGCCTCAAACGCGACCGGGAGGTCCGATGAATCCGATGCCCACAAGGCTCGGCCGCCGGCCTTGGGGTGGCGGAGGCTTCGTTTTGACGCGATTGCATGCGCGTTACACCAAAGACGCCGTGGGCGAAGACCTCGTCTTCCGTGCCGCGCCGCCCATCGCTGGCGGCCGAGAAATGCGGCAAGCGAACGGCCTCGAGAAAGGCGCGACGCCCGGCGGCATGAACAACTTCCAAGGTCGGTACATCATCCGGCACCCGTGGACCGGCGCCGTCGCTTGCAACAATCCGCGCCGCGGCGTGTGGGGCGGTCCGCCCGGTGGCGCCCTGCAGAACAAGCCCACGAGCCTCACCAACGCCGCCTTCGCGCCGCGGGGCCAGGTGCAGCTCACGTCGATGGTGATGGAGTCGGTGCCCGAGCTCGGCATCGAGAAGGCGGGCGGCGCGGCGCAGCGCGTCGCGACGGCGACCGGCTCGGGCGCTTCGCCGACGTCGCCGGGAGCGGAGGCCAAAGGGCGAGGCTGCGCCGGGTGCGCGACGGCGCCGGCATCAGCGTCGCTGTCGCCCTGGGCGCTCTCGGCGCTCGTCGCGCTCGCCTTCGCGAAGCGTCGCTCGGCGAAGAGGCCGTGAGGCGAACGACCTCGGCGCTCACGGCCGCCGCGCTTGTCGCGTTTGCGGCGTGCGGTTCGACGAGCGACGACGATGCGCGCCGCAGCGTCGCGCTGCAGCCACGTGCGCCCTCTTTGCCGGCGCCCGCGGCTCGACTGCCACCTACGCCGGGAGACCTCCTGCCGGCCATGGGACGCGTCACGGAGCGTGAGGTTCACCCCGGAGCGGCGACGCTCGGTGCGCGCCTCGCGGATGTTGCCCTGTGCGAAGGTTGCCACGAAGACGTCGCCGACGGCTTCCGGGCCAGCGCCCACGGTCACGCTTCCTTCGACAATCCGCTGTATCGAGTCGCCGTTGAGCGACTCGCGCGCGAACGAGGCACAGCGGCGACGCGCGTCTGTGGAGGCTGTCACGACATCGCGTTGCTCGTCGATGGCGCTCTCGACGGGCCGGTCGAGCCGAGCGATCGGCGCGCGCACGCCGGCATCTCGTGCCGCTCTTGCCACGGCTTCTCGGCCGTCGACGTGGTGGGCAACGGCGCCTGGACCCTCGACGCGCGCGACATTCCACTGCCGCGTGAGGGCGACGCGGAGAGTCTGCGCGCCCACAAGGAGCGGACCGCGCCGCCGCTCTTGCGATCGGTGACGTTGTGCGTGACTTGCCACCGCTCCTTCCTCGACGGACCGAGCGGAAACCCGCACGCGCTCGTGGGACAAGACGACGCGACGCCGTGGGCGCGGAGCGTCTACGCCGGAGTCTCGCGGAGCGCGTCGATGAGGACCTGCCGGAAACCGACTGCCGCGGTTGCCATATGCCGACGGAAGCCACACGCCTCGGCGACGCCGCCTCGAAAGACGGGCGCGTCCGCTCCCATCGATTCCTTGGCGGACACACCTACCTGGCGGCGATGCGCGGCGACGACGCCACAACGCGCGCGGTCGCTGCGCGCATGCGCGCCGCTCTGGGCATGCACGTCGTCGCCCTGACCACCCCTTCGACCGAGCGCGGCATCGAACTCGACGTTGTCGTGCGAAATCTTGGCGTTGGACACAACTTTCCCGGCGGCGTTCGCGACGCGCAGGACACGTGGCTCGAGGTGAGCATCGTCGGCGAGGACGGGGGCCTCATTCTTGGCGCCGGGTTGGAGCACGAAGCGACCGGTCTGGGGGGCGCGCACGTCTTCGCTTCTCACGCGGCCGGCGATAGCGGCGCGCGTTTGCTCGAGCGTGAGACGCACCTCTTCCGAACGACGGTCTTCGACGCCACGATTCCGCCGCGTGACGCCGCGGTCATTCGGTTCGCCGGCGAGCTGCCGCAGGGCGTTCCGCGGGCTCGCCTGACCGCGCTCGTGAAGCTTCGTCATCGCAGCCGCACGCCGGCGCTGCGCGACGTCGCCTGCCGCGAATCGAAGACCGTGAGGGGCGCTCGCTTCCGTCGCGAAAGCGGCCTCGATCCGTGCGTGATGCAACCGGTGACGACGCTCGCCGAGGTTCGCGTGCCGCTCGTGGGCGCTCGCCCCTTGGACTTTGACGGCGAGGTCGCTCGCGGGCTTGGGCTGTTGCGCGGCGTCTCCGAGGCGGTCCATGAGGCCGCCGCACCCGCTGGCGCGCGCGTACACTGGCGCGGACCGACCGGGAACGCGCCATCGTGCTCTCGGCGGAAGCCCGCCTTGCGCTCCGCGAAGGGCGCGCCGCCGACGCGCTCTCGGCGGCGGCACAAGCCGACGAGCTCGTTCGTCATCACCCCGCGGTCGCGCGCTTGCGCGGCGACGCGCACAAGACCGAGTGGCGCCTCGCCGATGCGGCACAGGAATACGGCGCCGTGGCCCGCGTGTCGCCCCGCGACGATGGCGCTTTTGCCGAATGGGCCATGGCGCTCGGTGGCGCCGGACGTTTCGCCTCCGCCCATGATGCAGCGCGCGTCGGGCTCGTTCTTCAGCCGCGCGGCGCCGATCTGTTGCGCGTGCAGGCCGCGTCGCTCGACCAGCTCGCCGCGTCTTCCAAGGAGGCGACGGGCGCGTTCCTGTCGGTGCGCCTGCCGGAGATCGCGCCGCGCATCCGTGCTGCTTGTTCGGCGCGCGTCGCCGGCTGCGCTGCCGAGCGCATGGGCGTTCACGCGCACCGCCTGGAGGCACCTCCGTAACACGCGCCACGCGCACGCGCGTCAGCGGCCGCGCACCTGAACGACGACGGTCTCTTCTGCCTCCGCGGTGAGCGTCACCGCGCCGTCGCCCAAGAAGCGATTGATGAGCCAAGCGTTCGTCTCGAGGTGTGAGCTCTTCACGCTCGCGCGAAAGCGACCACCGGCGCCGAGCGCCATGGGTACGAGGAGCTGGTCGGCCAGGTGCTCCCCGACGGGGGCGCTCGTGGCCTTGAACGCGAGAGCCTCGCGGGCGGCGCTCTCGGCGACCTCCTCTGCGCGAACGCCCCGCTCGCCGAAGGCCGTGAACAGCTCGCGGCCGCCCTCCCACGCGACCTCCACCATCACGACGTTGCCTGGACCGTCGGACGCGACGTCGCGCACCTCGATGTCTCGAAGGTCGACCCTCAAGAGAGATGCGAGCGCCTTTTGCTCGCGATGGGCCACGCCGGGCGGCAGGTTCGCGCTAAGCACGACGCCGCGCGCGCGCGCACCTTCCGGTCGCTCCATGAGTTGGAGGGGGCGAAGCGCGGCGCGCCCTTCGACCTCCACCGCAAGCTCGCCGCCGCCGGCAGGGTAAAACCCTGCGCGCGGGAGCGTGGCCGAAACGGTCGCGCCCATCTCGCAGAGTCGCGGCAAGAACACTTGCTCCAGAAACGGGAAGGGCGGAGCGGCCTTGTTGTGCGTGCCGCCGGTCACCGCGAGCGAGCCGCCGGCACCAAAAAGCATGGGTGCGAGCACGGTCTGGAGGACCAGCGTCGTGCTGCCAGCCGAGCCGATGGACAAGTGGTGGACGCCCCGAACAAGCGCCTCGAGCGGGAGCGTCGGTTCGAAGATCAGCTCCTTGGAGCCCAGCTCCGCGCCCCGCCCCGCCGCGCTCGACACGAGGGCGGCGGCCTTCACGCACGTGAGGTGCTGACGAAGAAGCCCCGGTC belongs to Myxococcales bacterium and includes:
- a CDS encoding DUF2330 domain-containing protein; protein product: MKTTFAAACLAAFSLLAPRAEAFCGFYVSGADAKLFNNATQVCSCAKALGLCSMQNNYQGPTGDFAMVVPVPIVLQEENVKTLPRAIFDRIDALTAPRLVEYWEQDPALPSRRQKVVGDRPVWRRAPPLPAREKSDLGVTVEAEFTVGEYQIVILSAKDLPGLDAWLRQEKYKIPEGAEAYLRPYVQSGSKFFVAKVDAKKVKFEDGMVTLSPLRFHYDTETFSLPVRLGLMNSKGTQDLIVNVLARAQRYEVANYPNVTIPTNIEVADDVRTRFGGFYTALFDRTVERTPKAVVTEYSWDASSCDPCPTPALTPNELTTLGADALPSSQGSPTSPGRESPVVAPPQTRPGGPMNPMPTRLGRRPWGGGGFVLTRLHARYTKDAVGEDLVFRAAPPIAGGREMRQANGLEKGATPGGMNNFQGRYIIRHPWTGAVACNNPRRGVWGGPPGGALQNKPTSLTNAAFAPRGQVQLTSMVMESVPELGIEKAGGAAQRVATATGSGASPTSPGAEAKGRGCAGCATAPASASLSPWALSALVALAFAKRRSAKRP
- a CDS encoding RNA 3'-terminal phosphate cyclase; amino-acid sequence: MLDIDGSFGEGGGQILRSALALSIATQTPFRLTGIRAGRSRPGLLRQHLTCVKAAALVSSAAGRGAELGSKELIFEPTLPLEALVRGVHHLSIGSAGSTTLVLQTVLAPMLFGAGGSLAVTGGTHNKAAPPFPFLEQVFLPRLCEMGATVSATLPRAGFYPAGGGELAVEVEGRAALRPLQLMERPEGARARGVVLSANLPPGVAHREQKALASLLRVDLRDIEVRDVASDGPGNVVMVEVAWEGGRELFTAFGERGVRAEEVAESAAREALAFKATSAPVGEHLADQLLVPMALGAGGRFRASVKSSHLETNAWLINRFLGDGAVTLTAEAEETVVVQVRGR